A genome region from Streptomyces antimycoticus includes the following:
- a CDS encoding S1 family peptidase: MRVDRIRSGLKFKVTDLRGGNGITSEGWLCSAGFNTKNSSGTIYTLTAGHCVRGTGNEWRMDWNNARIGNQTAYGFGGAAGDWATIKADDPGINPLGTVRYWGGIYKQIDNSAWPTVGVDMDRVGVSSEDTTGYVTSEVVTVTIDGVQLEQMFESNVCALGGDSGGPALRGTTALGLLSGGTDETVCNSDSSGTYRNYFMPVQRVLNARGLHVY, translated from the coding sequence GTGCGTGTTGACCGCATCAGGAGCGGGCTGAAGTTCAAAGTCACCGATCTTCGGGGCGGCAACGGGATTACCTCCGAGGGCTGGCTCTGCAGTGCCGGGTTCAACACCAAGAACTCGTCAGGCACTATCTACACGCTCACCGCTGGCCACTGCGTCCGAGGCACCGGCAACGAATGGCGCATGGACTGGAATAACGCCAGGATTGGCAACCAGACCGCGTATGGCTTCGGAGGCGCTGCGGGCGACTGGGCAACCATCAAGGCCGATGATCCTGGCATCAACCCACTCGGGACGGTCAGATACTGGGGCGGTATCTACAAGCAGATCGACAACTCCGCCTGGCCGACTGTTGGCGTTGACATGGATCGAGTCGGGGTCTCCAGCGAAGATACAACGGGCTATGTAACCAGCGAAGTTGTGACCGTCACCATCGATGGGGTGCAGCTGGAGCAGATGTTTGAGTCGAACGTCTGCGCGCTCGGTGGCGACAGTGGTGGACCCGCGCTCCGCGGTACAACGGCCCTAGGTCTGCTCTCCGGCGGCACCGACGAGACAGTGTGCAACTCCGATTCCAGTGGCACCTATCGGAACTACTTCATGCCGGTGCAAAGGGTCCTGAATGCACGAGGCCTTCACGTTTACTGA
- a CDS encoding HD domain-containing protein: MCLDPPRRVGDGAQLVELAGGKRSGWWIAGVKDCETIAEHSFRTAIIGAVLAMMEGADPAKVALLCTFHDTQETRVGDIPWIGRRCLEAATNEKVTADQVSKAHPAVADGIKAVVHEYENGDSLEVLVAHDVDKLECMLQGMEYLEQGYRNAQEWVDTSRAKLKTASALALAEAAQGMSSAEWKHTYLS, translated from the coding sequence ATCTGCCTTGATCCCCCACGCCGTGTTGGAGATGGCGCCCAGCTCGTCGAGCTTGCCGGGGGGAAGCGCAGCGGTTGGTGGATCGCCGGCGTCAAGGATTGCGAGACCATCGCCGAGCACTCGTTTCGCACCGCGATCATCGGCGCCGTGCTCGCGATGATGGAGGGCGCCGACCCGGCGAAGGTCGCGCTCCTGTGCACGTTCCACGACACCCAGGAGACCCGCGTCGGGGACATCCCCTGGATCGGACGCCGCTGCCTCGAAGCCGCGACGAACGAGAAGGTCACCGCCGACCAGGTCTCGAAGGCCCACCCAGCCGTAGCGGACGGGATCAAGGCCGTGGTCCACGAGTACGAGAACGGCGACTCGCTGGAGGTCCTCGTGGCACACGACGTGGACAAGCTCGAATGCATGCTGCAAGGCATGGAGTACCTGGAGCAGGGCTACCGCAACGCCCAGGAATGGGTGGACACCAGCCGGGCGAAGCTGAAGACAGCATCGGCGCTCGCGCTCGCCGAAGCAGCCCAGGGCATGTCGTCCGCTGAATGGAAGCACACCTACCTCAGCTGA